The following are encoded together in the Cynocephalus volans isolate mCynVol1 chromosome 4, mCynVol1.pri, whole genome shotgun sequence genome:
- the LOC134377130 gene encoding olfactory receptor 5T2-like, which yields MENVTEVSIFVLKGFTDNVELQIIFFFFFLAIYLFTLMGNLGLIILVIGDSRLHNPMYYFLSVLSSVDALFSSVITPNMLLDFMSKDKVISIPGCAAQMFLAVTFGTTECFLLAAMAYDRFVAICNPLLYSVSMTPRVYVSLIIASYIGGILHATAHIVATFSLSFCGSNEIRHFFCDIPPLLAISCSDTHKNQLLLFYFTGSIEISTILIVLFSYGFILVAILKMHSAEGKQKVFSTCGSHLTGVSICHGTLLFMYVRPSSNYTLEHDMIVSIFYTIVIPMLNPIIYSLRNNDVKLAIQKVLGKNCFINKV from the coding sequence ATGGAGAATGTCACTGAAGTTTCTATATTTGTACTGAAGGGCTTCACAGACAATGTTGAACTGCAgatcatctttttcttcttctttctagCAATTTACCTCTTTACACTCATGGGAAATTTAGGATTGATTATACTGGTCATTGGGGATTCCCGGCTTCACAACCCCATGTACTATTTTCTGAGTGTGTTGTCTTCTGTGGATGCCTTGTTTTCCTCAGTTATTACCCCAAATATGCTATTAGACTTCATGTCAAAAGATAAAGTCATTTCAATCCCTGGATGTGCAGCACAGATGTTTCTTGCTGTTACTTTTGGAACCACAGAATGCTTTCTCTTGGCTGCAATGGCCTATGATCGCTTTGTAGCCATCTGCAACCCACTTCTGTATTCAGTGAGTATGACACCCAGGGTGTACGTGTCACTCATCATTGCTTCCTATATTGGTGGCATTTTACATGCTACAGCACACATAGTGGCCACGTTCAGCCTGTCCTTCTGTGGATCCAATGAAATTAGACATTTCTTTTGTGATATCCCTCCTCTCCTCGCTATTTCTTGTTCTGACACTCACAAAAACCAGCTGCTACTCTTCTACTTTACTGGCTCTATTGAGATATCCACTATCCTAATAGTCCTATTCTCCTATGGTTTCATTCTGGTGGCCATTCTGAAGATGCACTCTGCTGAAGGGAAACAAAAAGTGTTCTCTACATGTGGCTCTCACCTGACCGGAGTGTCCATTTGTCATGGAACCCTACTCTTCATGTATGTGAGACCAAGTTCCAACTACACTTTGGAACATGACATGATAGTGTCAATATTCTACACCATTGTGATTCCCATGCTAAATCCCATCATTTACAGTTTAAGGAACAATGATGTAAAATTGGCAATTCAGAAAGTTTTGgggaaaaattgttttattaataaagta